One window of the Anticarsia gemmatalis isolate Benzon Research Colony breed Stoneville strain chromosome 21, ilAntGemm2 primary, whole genome shotgun sequence genome contains the following:
- the LOC142982023 gene encoding chitinase A-like, with product MGHTMLTIVFGVGLLAVVSCGPPGKPTLAWGERKFAIVEVNQAATAYNQLVKRKDAADVSVSWNALSGERADKARVLLNDKEFWSGAGSATSAAFKVKKGGRYKLKVEVCNKDGCSHSDPVEIVVADTDGSHLPPLQYTLGEKNKPFKQTSGKVVGAYFVEWGVYQKKFPVDRVPIPNLTHLLYGFIPICGGDGINDSLKQIDGSFQALQKSCSGREDFKVSIHDPFAALQKPQKGLTEWNEPYKGNFGQLMMLKQARPDLKILPSVGGWTLADPFFFFTDATKRARFVASVKDFLQTWKFFDGVDIDWEFPGGKGANPKLGSAEDGRIFVQLMKELREMLNQLSKETGKKYELTSAISSGWDKIKVVDYKAAQQYMDHIFLMSYDFKGAWANDNLGHQTALYAPAFKPKESYTTDFAVKALLAQGVESKKIVVGVAMYGRGWTGVHNYKDNNPFTGVAKGACKGTWQAGVVDYREIANGLAQKKWEYQYDNVAQAPYAFNKQTGELITYDDARSTIEKAKYVKNNKLGGLFAWEVDGDNGDILNAMNMGLGNSQ from the coding sequence ATGGGACATACAATGCTGACAATAGTCTTTGGCGTGGGGCTTCTCGCCGTCGTGTCTTGCGGTCCTCCAGGCAAGCCCACTCTTGCATGGGGAGAGCGCAAATTCGCAATCGTCGAAGTCAACCAAGCAGCGACAGCCTACAACCAACTGGTTAAGAGGAAAGACGCCGCTGATGTCTCTGTTTCTTGGAATGCCTTGTCCGGAGAACGTGCTGATAAGGCGAGAGTCCTACTCAACGACAAGGAGTTCTGGTCTGGTGCAGGCTCAGCCACCTCAGCCGCCTTCAAAGTAAAGAAGGGCGGAAGATACAAGTTGAAGGTTGAAGTCTGTAACAAGGATGGATGCAGCCACAGCGATCCAGTAGAGATTGTTGTCGCTGACACTGATGGTAGCCACTTGCCACCCCTGCAATATACTCTCGGAGAAAAGAACAAACCCTTCAAGCAGACTTCTGGAAAGGTTGTCGGAGCTTACTTTGTTGAATGGGGCGTCTACCAAAAGAAGTTCCCCGTCGACCGCGTACCCATCCCGAACCTGACCCATCTTCTGTATGGTTTTATCCCAATCTGCGGCGGTGATGGCATCAACGACAGTTTGAAGCAAATTGACGGCAGTTTCCAAGCTCTTCAAAAGTCTTGCAGCGGCAGGGAGGACTTCAAAGTATCCATTCACGATCCTTTTGCAGCACTCCAGAAACCACAGAAAGGTTTGACAGAGTGGAATGAGCCCTACAAGGGTAACTTCGGCCAGTTGATGATGTTAAAACAGGCGAGACCTGACCTGAAGATTCTACCCTCCGTCGGTGGCTGGACGCTAGCTGATCCTTTCTTCTTCTTCACTGACGCTACCAAAAGAGCCCGTTTCGTTGCCTCAGTGAAAGACTTCCTACAAACCTGGAAATTCTTTGACGGTGTTGACATTGATTGGGAGTTCCCTGGCGGTAAAGGAGCTAACCCTAAGCTGGGTAGTGCTGAGGATGGACGTATCTTTGTTCAATTGATGAAAGAACTGAGGGAGATGCTGAACCAGTTGTCAAAAGAGACTGGAAAGAAATACGAACTGACTTCTGCCATCAGCTCCGGTTGGGACAAGATCAAGGTTGTGGACTACAAAGCTGCTCAGCAGTATATGGACCACATCTTCTTGATGAGCTACGACTTCAAGGGCGCTTGGGCTAACGACAACCTTGGTCATCAGACCGCTCTATACGCTCCCGCATTTAAACCTAAGGAGTCTTACACGACTGACTTTGCAGTCAAAGCCCTTTTGGCTCAAGGCGTCGAATCTAAGAAGATTGTAGTAGGCGTTGCTATGTACGGCCGTGGATGGACCGGAGTACATAATTACAAGGATAACAATCCTTTCACTGGTGTGGCAAAGGGAGCCTGCAAGGGTACCTGGCAAGCCGGAGTCGTTGATTACAGAGAGATTGCTAATGGACTTGCCCAGAAAAAATGGGAATATCAATATGATAATGTCGCTCAGGCTCCTTATGCGTTCAACAAACAAACTGGAGAACTTATTACGTATGACGATGCAAGATCTACGATTGAAAAAGCTAAATATGTGAAGAACAATAAGCTCGGTGGTTTGTTCGCATGGGAGGTAGATGGTGACAATGGTGATATCTTAAATGCCATGAACATGGGTTTAGGAAACAGtcagtaa